The genomic window TGGGCCGCGCGCTCGGCGACGCCGTGGGCGGCGTCGAACGCGGCGAGGCCGCGGCCGAGACGTTCGACCAGCGCGTCGTAGTCGGCGCCGCCGAGCGCGCCGGGGCCCTCGGTTTCGGCGAGCGTGACCACGCCCAAGGGCAGCGATTCTACCCCGAGCAGGCAGGGCGGCGCCGACGGCGATTGCGCGACCCACATCAGTTCGGTCGAGCCGCCGCCGATGTCGAACACCAGGGCGAACGGATAACGGGAATCGAGTAGCGGCGCGCAGCCGAGCAGCGTCAGGCGCGCTTCCTCGGCCGGCGAGATGGTTTCGAACGCGAGCCCGGTTTCGACGGCGACACGGCCGAGAAAGTCGCCGCCGTTGCCGGCGCGGCGGCAGGCCTCGGTGGCGACGCCGCGCGCGCGGCGGGGCCTGCGCGCCG from Rhodospirillales bacterium includes these protein-coding regions:
- a CDS encoding Ppx/GppA family phosphatase is translated as ARRPRRARGVATEACRRAGNGGDFLGRVAVETGLAFETISPAEEARLTLLGCAPLLDSRYPFALVFDIGGGSTELMWVAQSPSAPPCLLGVESLPLGVVTLAETEGPGALGGADYDALVERLGRGLAAFDAAHGVAERAAQGEVFVLGTSGTMTTLGGVYLDLPFYDRSRVDGLTMEAARASAIGRRLAAMTPAERARLPCVGAERADLVALGCAVLEAICRRWPVARLRAADRGIREGLLLEMIAADAAAGSRAPSAHDTDSRAP